The window CTGTTCCTGTGATGTTGTTGTTGGCGAAGGTTATATTGGTGTTGTTGCTGCTGGATGCAGACAGATAAACACCATCGTAGTATGTTCCTGTGATGTTGTTGTTGGCGAAGGTTATATTGGTGTTGTTGCTGCTGTATGGCTCCAGATAAACACCATAGTATGTTCCTGTGATGTTGTTGTTGGCGAAGGTTATATTGGTGTTGTTGCTGCTGGATGCAGACAGATAAACACCACGTGATGTTCCTGTGATGTTGTTGTTTTCAAAAACCAAATTAGCAGACGAAACAGGACTATTATAACTACCATCACCTAAATATACACCAGAAGAAACACCAGTTATATTATTACCACTAAATAAAACATCAAAAACAGTCCTATCAGCAGATTTACCGAATAAAAAAACAGCACCACGATAATCAGCAGATATACTGGATTTAATAATATTATCCTTAATAACAACACCTGTTATAGGATTAGCACTACCACTACTACTTAAATTAATACTAACACCAGAAGTAGTAATATTATTATCACTAACAGTCAAATCACTACAATTAGATTTTATAGCTGTAGCATAACCACTAATAGTTAAATTAATAATCTTTACATTAGTAGCATTAATATTAAACAAAGTATCAACACTAGATGTTGTGAATTTAGCACCACCACGATTTTTACCAACAATAGTAGCATTACGACTAATATTAAGCTGACCCCAATCAACATACTCACCATCATCAAAACTAATCACCAAATCATTATCATTATCATTATTAATAACACTTTGGAACTGTTCAGTAGTATTAACTGTAGTAAAATCATGATTAGCTGCACTAACACTAGATAAAGCTAAAAAAATAAATAAAACACACCCAACAAAAATAATTGGCTTAAAAAATCTATTTATTGTAAACATTTTCGTTTTTTCACCTCCTGATCCAATCAATCAGTAATATAAAAAATACTAGCACAATGAGAACACTCACTACGCTACAATAATATAATATAAAAAAACTACTATAAAAAACTTCCTACCCAAAAACAAAAAACAACCCAAACGTCATTAAAAGAATAAAAAAATTAAAAACTAAAAAATAATAAACAAGACAATAAGAACCCATATGAACGAATAAACACAGCAAAAAGAAAAAAACAATAGCTATCCCCCCCCCCCCAGCTTTAAATTAAAATTAAAGGAATATTAAAAATAATTAAAAAAAAATAAAATAAAAATAAGAAATATAAAAATAAAAAAATAGGCTTTGTAGAAATCCTTTTAATATCAATATAATTATAAAAAAAGATTATGATTAAAAATCTTTTATTTTGAAATTAAAGAATTATTTTAACAATTTAATTTCACAAAATTAAAAATTTCAAGTGTAAAAAATAAGGATTTCTACAAAGCCTATAATAAATTATTTTATAAAAATATTAAAATAGCTAAAATAGTTAAAAAATATAAAAAATATAAAAAATATAAAAAATATAAAAAATATAAAAAATATAAAAAATAAATCCTCATTTAAAGCTATATAAAGTATTTGTTCTACTGATTTCACGTACCCTATATAGAGAATCTAATCTTATATTCTTAACAAGTTTTAAAAATTTCTTAGATATTTTAAAGAATATATTATCCTAAAATAAAAAACCAAGAGGAATAATTAAAATCTAATAAAAAATTGATTTATAAAAACCTTTTGCATTCATCAATAAAAATCTTAGCATTTTTAATTGATTGATCTGCATCTTCTTCCGTAAAAACAATATAAAGTTCATAATCCGCATCATAACGATCATGTTGAGACCTAATAAATAAATTGTAAATATCCTGATTAAAGTCCATAATATGAATATATTCATGCCCCAACTGATGAGTAATACCTTTATGAGTCTTAGGATAAATATTTTTCTTAGCTAAAATCCCTCTAGCTGCATGGAACATTGCATAATAAGCTAAGATAACAACAGAATTATAAGCTTCATTTTCAAATAAAATCAAAGCATGGCTAATCTTTTCATTAGCAATATTAAATTCCATCTCAACTTCATCAAATGCCATAATTAAATCCCTATGATAATTAAAATTAAATTAAAATGCCTTCTTTCTCAATACTAGTCATTATATGAGAATTCTTTACTTGTTCATAATTATTTTTTCTTATTATTTTAACAGATAGATATTCATCTAACTCTAAAATTATTTTACCAACTTTAGAATAAACATCATCAATAATTTTAGACTTATTATTAGTAATAATCAAAATATCAATATCTGAGTCCTTAGTATCTTCACCACGAGCTACAGAACCAAATAAAATAATTTTTTCAATCTCATGGCGATTTAAAGAATTTGCAAAGTCAATAGCTAACTGTTTCTTATTCACCATAGGTAATCCTTCCTTCTCTTAAAAACTGTTTTTATTATAAACTTTAATATTAACTATGTAAATAATGTTATATAGTTTTTATCATGAAAGAAATAGTAATTTAAAAAATAATAAAAATATAAAATTATTAAAAAAATAATATAAAAAATAAATCCTCATTTAAAGCTATATAAAGTATTTGCTCTACTGATTTCACGTACCCTATATAGAGAATCCAACCTTATATTCTTAACAAGTTTTAAATATTTCTTAGGTATTTTAAAGAATATTTTAACAGTAGCTGACTTTCCTGGTTTTAAAGCTTTGAGTTTAGCAGATTTAGTATATTTTTTAAGTTTTGAATACACTTTTCCGAAATTTTTAGTTCCTGGTTTTTGATACCACATCTTAATTTTAGTAGCTTTTGAAGTCTTTGAACCAATGTTTATAATTTTAATATCTAAATAATCAATATTTTTTTTTCTTATAGTTTTGATATGTATTATAACCAGAAGTAACTTTAGTTATACTAAGCTGCGGATTATTTTCAACATAAACAAGGTATATTTTGGTTCCATTTATAATATTTCCAGGTAAATCCATACCAAACAAATATCCTTTAGTAAATGTAGCATTGAGATTTACTTTAATCAAATACCATCCAGATTTTTTATATTTATGAGATATCCACTTATTACTGATTTTTCTAGTCTTATCTCCAAAACTTACAGTGGATTTTTTGAGTTTTAAGCCAGTAATATTAGTAACAGAACTATCAGAAGGGTTTACTATAGCTTTATAATAGATTTTAGTTCCTTTTGCTACTTTAAAAGTATAATTTTCATACTTTTTATATTTACTTGGAATCTTTTTTTTACTTTCAAGTGAATAAATTTTTGCTTTTGTAGTGCTTTTTACAGACAAATCAGTATATGCATCAGCGTCAGAGTTAGATATTGTAATATCTCCATTTCCAATATAAATTTCTGCAGAAACGGCTCCGATCGACCAAAGAATACTAAATACAATTATTAATAAAAATAAAATAGAGAATTTTTTATTTATTTCGATTTTATTTAATATTTTTATTTTAATAGTATAAACCTCCTTATACATTTAATTAAATTAAATTTCATTAAGAAACGATATTTATTTGTGATTTTTTAAATCCTTTGAGATTATTCTTATAATTAGACTCTAAAAGCTTTTTATTAAAATTAATATAAACATACTTCTTATATTTACTATTTAAAACTTTTAGTATGGTACTTTTTTTAGCTTTATCAGGATATTTAAGCCCATCAAGATTTAAAGTCATACCTGGCTGTATCCTAGTATCATGTCCTTTTATTTTTTTAAGAGTAACAGTTAAGCGTATTGGAGATTTAGGCTTTTTTTGAGACCCATACCAAAATAAAATGTAAATTTTACCAGTAGCTATCTTATTACCTTTGTTTTTAACATGAATAGTGTATATATTAGTTTTTTTATTAAAAGATAATGCAGTGACAGCTAAATCAGCTTTATATCTAATATAATCAGATTTAAATGAAATTTTATCATTAGAATAATCATATTTACTTGAATAGTTAGAACCAATTTTACTAACAATATCATAATTGTATTCAAGAACTTTATGATTATAGTTGATTACAGCATATTTTTTGTATTTTTTATTATTGCTATTTAATTTGACAGTTATAGTAATGCTTTTACCTTTAGCTAAAGCTTTAACTGTAATATACCTCGAATAAACATTCCTTCCTTTATTATAATATACTTTAAGCTTAGATTTTTGGGAAGTCACTTCTCCATTGTTCTTAACAGTGATTTTATATTTTGTTGAAGTTATTTTCTTAACATTCGTGATTAATAGGTCTGCTCTTGGAGTAACATATATACTGATTTCTTTTGAAATTGGTTGTATTATAGTAATATTTCCAGAATGATAACCACTATAACTTACTGTTGTTTTTGCCCAGCCAGTTTTTGCAGGGTCAAAATAATAAGTAGCATAACCATTTGCATCAGTAAATAACATAGTTCCAGTAGTTCCTGTTAACCATATCATAATATATGCTCCACTAATTGGATGCCAAGCCCATACAGGATCCTCACCAACTTTTTTTGTAGGATAATACTCAAGTAACCTAACTTTAACTATAGATTTACCATATAAAGCAATAGGACTATTTTTTGAGATTACCTCTATCTTAGGAGTATAATTATTAATAAGAGTAATAGAACCATCAACAGACTTTGCAGTATAATTTATTCCATTAATGAAAGTATCAAAAGTCATTACTTTAATAGGGTAAACACCAGGTTTATTCCACCACTGATAATACTTACCATCACCATAATTATGATTTAATATAGCTTCACCATATGAATTTGTCTTTACAATTGAAAAACCAGTAGCACCATTAATACTAATAGTAATAGAAACCCCTTCAATAGGATTACCCTTTTCATCAGTTACTTTAACATGTATTTCACTAATATCTCCATTTTTAGCAGGTAAAACTGGGTCAATTGTAATATTGACCTTTTCATTCTTAACTTTAAGTTGATTAAGTATTAATGACAGATTCAAATCATTAGTGCTATTAGCTATTACATTAACACTTTTAGTAACATTTATTTTAACATTCCAATAGCCAGAATTAAGACCAGTAATGAACCACAATTTATTAACATCATCATAAATAGCTTCATAAACAGAATTATTTAGATAAAAAATAACATCAGAAGTAATAGGATTACCAAAACCATCAGTAATGTTAAAAACCAAAGCATCATTTTCTTCTAAAATATTAACAGTAGAATTAATAGCTATTGTAACATTACGATCACCAGTAGGAACATCAGTTAGATTATATAAAGCACTTGAATTAGTATCCTGACAATCATCAACTGACTGATCACCAGAGGTAATGTTAACATCAAAATTATCTGCACCAATATCATTACTTAAAGTAATATTAGCTGTAATATTACCAGTATCATTACCATTACCTTTACTATTATCATTATCAGTAGCTGAAACATTATTTAAGCATACCAATAATAAAAATATTATAAAAATGCTGATAATCAATTTTTTTGTTTTATTAGTATAATTCATAATAAATACCATTATTCATTTAATTATTTATCTTAAACTCTCTTAAATTATCATAAACTTAATTTAATTCGTTTATTTTTTTATAATTTAAATTTTTATATTATTTTTTAAATTTTAAAATATTTGAATCCAATAAATATAAATATACCACTTATAAACAATAAACACCAAAACAAGAAGGAAAATGCTTATGACCAATTAATAAAATCCAAAAAAAGAATAATTAAAAATAAATCTTAATAAAAAGGTGTTTACAAAGTGAACATTTACTATCTTATAATAAGGTGAACATAGTATATAAACTTAACCATATAAATAAATTAAAAATTAAATAATAAACAATGAATAAATTAAGAATTAAATAATAAACACTAATTTTTTTACAGCTACTATACTTATTCCAAAATAGCTATTTAAAAAAGAATCTTATAAATTATATTCTAAACATAATTCTTAACATTATATTAACAAGAAATATATCATAATATTTAAATTAAAAAAAAGAGATACTATAAACAATTAATATTAAGATAATCAAAATTTAATCAAAATTTATATTAGTTATTAATAAAAAATATATTATTTAATTAATGTTACAAGAAAGAATGATACTATGAAAGTTGTAGCATGTGAAAACTGTGGAGCTAAATATCAAATCGATGATAATGAACAAGTCGATGATTATGAATGTTCTGTATGTGCAGGAAACTTAAAATCAGTTGAGGAATATCCCTCAAAACACTCTTTGAAAAAGCAAAATCATAGTAATCTTTATAGAGATGATCCTGATTCTAAAATTGTATATTGTAAAGATTGTAGTTTAAAATATACTCTTAAAAATAATGAAAATCTTAAAGATTATGAATGTTCTAGTTGTTATGGAGATTTAAGATATATTGATGAAAAACTCAATGAAACTATTGATGAACCCCCCAATAATAATCTTGATAAATTAGAAGAAAATAAAACCCATGGAAAAGAACAGATTGGTGAAGAAAAATATATAGATGATCAGGAAGATGTTATTTATGTTGAAAAACCATTTTATGGCTCAAATACTTTAAATAATAAACATGAAATTGAAAATTCTAATGAATATCAATTTGATAGTCAAGACAGCTATAAAAAAGATATAGATAATATAGATAACTCTAATCTTGTTTCTAATCCCAATTATAACACTCCTAATTTTGATTCAAATATTATTTATCCAATGACTGAAGCTAATCTTAGAAAGTTAGAAAAAAAATTGAGAAATGAAATTAAAAAAGATTTCTCAGAAAGTATATCTAAAAGCTATGGAAAAACACTTGAAAGAAACATAGACATCAATCAATCTTTATATAATGAAAATAAAAACAATGAGTCTATTAATAAATATAACTATAAAAATGAAAATGAAAATAAAACTATTGAGGATAAAACACAAAATCATTTAGAAGGAAAGAAAAATAAAGAATCTGAAGAATCTATATTTGATAAAATTTCAAAAAGAAACACAGAAGAAAAAAAGAAAGAAAATAGTGCAGCTAAAACACATAATCAAAAACAAGAATTAATTCCTCACCCAAATACAAAAAACACCTCTTATCATGATGTTTATATTATAGCAGGATTGATTATAGCTTTAATAGGTCTTTTAGATGTTTTACTATCTAAAAGGATTTATAGTGTCATATTTATAGTTATAGGAATTATTATATTTATCATTGGACTAATCAAAAATAATAGTTATGTTTCTACAGAAAAAAGAGGTAGATTAATCAGAGAAAAGCTTTTAACACTTCCAGGCAACTTTTATGTTCTTTATTATGTGAGAGTTCCAAATTCAAATGAAGGTATCAATCATGTTGTTGTTGGATCCTCAGGAATATTTTCAATTGTAAGTCAAAGTTATAATGAAAAAGAAGATAAAAATAAAACCAAAACTGAAAATGAAAATAAAAACTTAGTAAATAAATCAAATTTAGATGATTTAACTCTTCTAGATGAATCAGAAAACATTGATGTGACTAATAATATAAACAATAATATAAATAGTAATATAAATAGTGATATAAATAATATAAGTAATATAAGCAATAATAAAAACAGGGACAATAAAAATAACAAAAATAAAAAAGATAATGAAGATAATGAAGATAATAACAATGAAAACAAGAATACAATAAACAATACTATTGCAAAAAACAATATTAAAGAAAATAATCAAAAAACACCAAGTAAATTTAAATTCAAAGAAGCTGAAAATAAATTCCCACATAATAACAAAATAAAACAAAAATCAATACATTTAGGTGAAGAATTAATCGATTTTTTAAATGAAAGTGGATTTCAAAACTTCTATGTTGAACCATTAGTAGGTTTTGTAAACAATGAAGTTGCAGTTATAAATATGCCTTTAACTGATGAAGATCTATTTATTGATGAATTATTACAAAAAATAGTTCATGGAAAAAGACAATTAGATGATAAAACCACTCATAGAGTTGCTGTCTTATTATCCCAATATGCTACAGAATGTTCTTCTTAATATAAATAGAAAAAGATAAAAAGCTAGAAAAAAATAAGAAATTAAAAAAATAAGAAATTAATTTCAAATCCAACAATAGCTTAAAAATCAATAGATTATTAATTTAAGGTCATTTTATGAGTATAATAACAACTTTCTATAAATATTATCAAAATTTCAAAAAGAAAAAATATTCTAATAAGGTTAAAAAAGTAGCTAATATTGTGGGAAATGATTTGAAAGTTAATGGCCCAAGTTATGTTACTCCAAAGACAGAATTAGGAAACAATGTTAATTTTAATGGAATTAAAATACAAGGCCATGGTAAAGTTATTATAGGGGACAATTTTCACTCTGGAATTGAGTGTATGCTAATAACTGACATTCATAATTATGATAATGGCAAATCAATACCATATGATGAAACAGTTATATCAAAAGACATTATAATAAAAGATAATGTGTGGATTGGGAATAAGGTTACTATATTAGCTGGAGTTACCATTGAAGAAGGAGCTATTATTCAGGCAGGAAGTGTTGTTGTTAACAATATACCTAAATATGGAATTGCTGGAGGTCATCCAGCTAAAGTCTTTAAATATAGGGATAAAGAACACTACGAACAATTAAAGAAAGAAAAAAAATTCCACTAAAAAAATACTAGAAATTTAAATAAAAATAATATCATGATAATTTAATTAAAAAATATTGAAATTATCATCGAAATTATTATTATTAATAGTATTATTAATAGTATTATTAAAATTATTAATAAAAATACTATTAAAAAATATTAAAAATATTAAAAATATTAAAAAATATTAAAAAATATTAAAAATATTAAAAATATTAAAAATATTAAAAATATTAAAAATATTAAAAATATTAAAAAATATTAAAAAATATTAAAAATATTAAAAATATTAAAAATATTAAAAATATTAAAAATATTAAAAATATTAAAAATATTAAAAATATTAAAAATATTAAAAATATTAAAAATATTAAAAATATTAAAAATATTAAAAATATTAAAAATATTAAAAATATTAAAAATATTAAAAATATTAAAAATATTAAAAATATTAAAAATATTAAAAATATTAAAAATATTAAAAATATTAAAAATATAATCAAAGTTATTCTATATAAATAGTTGGATCATCAACTCCAGCTTCTATAAAAGCTCTTTTACGACGAACACAAGATTCACAAACACCACAATGATTATTTTCTCCAGTATAACAAGAATAACTAATATCCATAGGAGCATCAACTTTTTTTCCAAGTTTAACAATTTCAATTTTATCTAAATCAATTAAAGGAGCTTTTATTTCAATTTTACTAGAAGAAATAGTTCCTATATCTATAAGCTCATTAAAACTATTTAAAAACTCTTTTGAATTATCTGGAAAGGTAGCTGCTTCTTCCTTGTCCCAACCAACAATTATTATATCTGCACCTTCACTTTCAGCAAAAGAAGTAGCTATAGCTGTAAAAACAACATTTCTACCTGGAACCCAAACTTTATTAGCTGTTTTTTTACTAACATCAATATTATCAATATCATCGAGATTTACCTTAGGAATAGAATTATCACTAGTCAATGCAGAGTTTCCAAGATTAGCTAACCATTGAATATCGATTATTGTATGCCTCATACCTAATTTTTCACATATTTTCTTTGAAGCATTGATTTCCTGATTTAAACTTTTTTGACCATAGTTAAAAGTTATTGCATGAATATCATAATCTTTTGCAAAGAAACTTGTTGCAACAGTTGAATCCAATCCTCCCGAAAGAACAGAAATTGCTTTTTTATTATTAATTTTTTTATTATTAATATTTTTATTATTAATATTTTTAAATTTCATTTTTCCCAACAGCTGATAATTCAATTAAAGCTTTTTAAAAAATAATATATTATTTATTCTTTTATTACTAAAATTTATCATTTTATTACTAAAAATAATTACTAAACTAAATATAATTACTAAACTAATATAATTAATAAAATAATATAATTAATAAATATAATTATATATTAAAATAATAATTATTATTAAATATAATTTTTTATATAATTTTTTATATTATTTTTATAGATTTTATTAACTTTATAAATTTTATTAGTTTTATAAGTTTTAAATAATGTTCTATTAATTTCAATTATATAATAAAAAAAGAAATTATATAATAAAAGCTAGAAAATATGTAATAAAAAGTAGGAAGTTATATAATGGAAGAAATATTCAAAAGAAGAAGTATTAGAAAATATCGTGAAGGCGAAATTGAGGATGAAAAGATAGACAAATTGTTAAAAGCTGCAATGCAAGCACCAGGATCTAGAATGGGTAAAGAACCTTGGGAATTTATAGTTATTAAAAATAAAGAAACTATAAACAAATTAAGTGAAATGGACCATAATTCAAAAGTTCTAAAAGGAGCTAGCTTAGCAATTGTACTTATAGCAAATATGGAAAATTCTCATTTCAAACATGTATGGCAGCAAGATATGGCAGCTGCAGCTACAACTTTACTCTTGGAAGCAAGTTATTTAGATTTAGGTGCTGTATGGGTAAATATTGCACCTAAAGAGGAAAGAATGAAATATATATCTGATTTATTCAATCTTAACGAAAATTTAAGACCATTTAACATAATAAGTATAGGATATCCTGCAGAAGGTGAAGAAAATAAATTTATCGATAAATATAATGAAGCTAGAGTTCATTATGAAAAATACTAAAATAAAATTATAAATTAAACTAAAGTATAAAA is drawn from Methanobrevibacter arboriphilus JCM 13429 = DSM 1125 and contains these coding sequences:
- a CDS encoding right-handed parallel beta-helix repeat-containing protein; this encodes MFTINRFFKPIIFVGCVLFIFLALSSVSAANHDFTTVNTTEQFQSVINNDNDNDLVISFDDGEYVDWGQLNISRNATIVGKNRGGAKFTTSSVDTLFNINATNVKIINLTISGYATAIKSNCSDLTVSDNNITTSGVSINLSSSGSANPITGVVIKDNIIKSSISADYRGAVFLFGKSADRTVFDVLFSGNNITGVSSGVYLGDGSYNSPVSSANLVFENNNITGTSRGVYLSASSSNNTNITFANNNITGTYYGVYLEPYSSNNTNITFANNNITGTYYDGVYLSASSSNNTNITFANNNITGT
- a CDS encoding HEPN domain-containing protein — translated: MAFDEVEMEFNIANEKISHALILFENEAYNSVVILAYYAMFHAARGILAKKNIYPKTHKGITHQLGHEYIHIMDFNQDIYNLFIRSQHDRYDADYELYIVFTEEDADQSIKNAKIFIDECKRFL
- a CDS encoding nucleotidyltransferase domain-containing protein, which produces MVNKKQLAIDFANSLNRHEIEKIILFGSVARGEDTKDSDIDILIITNNKSKIIDDVYSKVGKIILELDEYLSVKIIRKNNYEQVKNSHIMTSIEKEGILI
- a CDS encoding Ig-like domain-containing protein is translated as MNYTNKTKKLIISIFIIFLLLVCLNNVSATDNDNSKGNGNDTGNITANITLSNDIGADNFDVNITSGDQSVDDCQDTNSSALYNLTDVPTGDRNVTIAINSTVNILEENDALVFNITDGFGNPITSDVIFYLNNSVYEAIYDDVNKLWFITGLNSGYWNVKINVTKSVNVIANSTNDLNLSLILNQLKVKNEKVNITIDPVLPAKNGDISEIHVKVTDEKGNPIEGVSITISINGATGFSIVKTNSYGEAILNHNYGDGKYYQWWNKPGVYPIKVMTFDTFINGINYTAKSVDGSITLINNYTPKIEVISKNSPIALYGKSIVKVRLLEYYPTKKVGEDPVWAWHPISGAYIMIWLTGTTGTMLFTDANGYATYYFDPAKTGWAKTTVSYSGYHSGNITIIQPISKEISIYVTPRADLLITNVKKITSTKYKITVKNNGEVTSQKSKLKVYYNKGRNVYSRYITVKALAKGKSITITVKLNSNNKKYKKYAVINYNHKVLEYNYDIVSKIGSNYSSKYDYSNDKISFKSDYIRYKADLAVTALSFNKKTNIYTIHVKNKGNKIATGKIYILFWYGSQKKPKSPIRLTVTLKKIKGHDTRIQPGMTLNLDGLKYPDKAKKSTILKVLNSKYKKYVYINFNKKLLESNYKNNLKGFKKSQINIVS
- a CDS encoding acyltransferase gives rise to the protein MSIITTFYKYYQNFKKKKYSNKVKKVANIVGNDLKVNGPSYVTPKTELGNNVNFNGIKIQGHGKVIIGDNFHSGIECMLITDIHNYDNGKSIPYDETVISKDIIIKDNVWIGNKVTILAGVTIEEGAIIQAGSVVVNNIPKYGIAGGHPAKVFKYRDKEHYEQLKKEKKFH
- the queC gene encoding 7-cyano-7-deazaguanine synthase QueC, with amino-acid sequence MKFKNINNKNINNKKINNKKAISVLSGGLDSTVATSFFAKDYDIHAITFNYGQKSLNQEINASKKICEKLGMRHTIIDIQWLANLGNSALTSDNSIPKVNLDDIDNIDVSKKTANKVWVPGRNVVFTAIATSFAESEGADIIIVGWDKEEAATFPDNSKEFLNSFNELIDIGTISSSKIEIKAPLIDLDKIEIVKLGKKVDAPMDISYSCYTGENNHCGVCESCVRRKRAFIEAGVDDPTIYIE
- a CDS encoding nitroreductase family protein; the encoded protein is MEEIFKRRSIRKYREGEIEDEKIDKLLKAAMQAPGSRMGKEPWEFIVIKNKETINKLSEMDHNSKVLKGASLAIVLIANMENSHFKHVWQQDMAAAATTLLLEASYLDLGAVWVNIAPKEERMKYISDLFNLNENLRPFNIISIGYPAEGEENKFIDKYNEARVHYEKY